A genomic stretch from Bos javanicus breed banteng chromosome 3, ARS-OSU_banteng_1.0, whole genome shotgun sequence includes:
- the CDKN2C gene encoding cyclin-dependent kinase 4 inhibitor C, whose translation MAEPWGNELASAAARGDLEQLTSLLQNNVNVNAQNGFGRTALQVMKLGNPEIARRLLLRGANPDLKDRTGFAVIHDAARAGFLDTLQTLLEFQADVNIEDNEGNLPLHLAAKEGHLPVVEFLVKHTACKVGHRNHQGDTACDLARLYRRNEVVSLMEGNRAEGAANLQ comes from the exons ATGGCCGAGCCTTGGGGGAACGAGTTGGCGTCCGCAGCTGCCAGGGGGGACCTAGAGCAACTTACTAGTTTGTTGCAAAATAATGTAAACGTCAATGCACAAAATGGATTTGGAAGGACCGCGCTGCAG gTTATGAAACTTGGAAATCCGGAGATTGCCAGGAGACTACTACTTAGAGGTGCTAATCCCGATTTGAAAGACCGAACTGGTTTCGCTGTCATTCACGATGCGGCCAGAGCAGGTTTCCTGGACACTTTACAGACTTTGCTGGAGTTTCAAGCTGATGTTAACATCGAGGATAATGAAGGGAACCTGCCTTTGCACTTGGCTGCCAAAGAAGGCCACCTCCCCGTGGTGGAGTTCCTTGTGAAGCACACGGCCTGCAAAGTGGGGCATCGGAACCATCAGGGGGACACCGCCTGCGACTTGGCCAGGCTCTACCGGAGAAACGAGGTCGTTAGCCTGATGGAGGGAAACCGGGCGGAGGGAGCTGCGAATCTGCAATGA